GAGCCCATAGGCGTTGCTGTTTTATCAAGTACTTGCGCCAAGGTATTGTCAAACCCGCCCGATAAATTGACGGTCAGTTCTAAATTTTTACGGGTTGCCGCATCCAGAATGACATTTTGCTCATTTTGCTCCAGACCAATCGCATTAAGGTGCGGCAGTGCAGTGCGCTGAGTGTCTTTCACATATTGCATTAAACAGCCTGCAGCTTGTAATGCTAAATGTGCGTTTTCAACGCCAAAACCAACAAGATCTTTGGTACCAAACTGCTTATTAAGCGATGTTTTGGCGCTGTCTAAATCGAACTCCCAAATAGGGCGACGACGCAGGCCATTACACTGTTCAATCAGCGCTAAATTTTCAAAGGTTTCAGGGTAGAGTAGTTCAGCGGGTGAAATGCGTTGTAAGCTTGAATTCAGCGCTTCGTCGGTATCGACTTGTAAAATGCGAAAACGACCTGAGTTGATATCCAAATAAGCAATGCCGTATGCACCTTTGTCGTTATGCGATACTGCGCATAACAAGTTGTCTTGACGCTCTTTTAATAAGGCTTCATCAGAAATGGTACCCGGCGTAATAATGCGTACGACTTTGCGCTCTACTGGTCCTTTGCTGGTGGCAGGATCGCCAACTTGCTCACATATGGCAACAGATTCGCCCATTTGCACTAGGCGCGCTAGGTAGTTTTCAACTGCATGATAAGGCACCCCCGCCATTGGAATAGGGTCGCCTCCGGCTTTGCCGCGATGAGTTTGCGAAATATCGAGTAATTCTGCGGCACGTTTGGCATCATCAAAAAACAGTTCGTAAAAGTCACCCATGCGATAGAAGACTAATATATCCCGATGTTCAGCCTTAATTTTTAAGTATTGCTGCATCATTGGCGTTTGTTGGCTGATAGTATGGTCTGAATATAAATCTAACGGCATAATTGACTAATAGTTGTTATGTAAAAGGTGTAAAAATGATATTACCCGCTCATATTTCTGAGCTAGCGGCAAAGTTAGGTGCTAGTTTAACGAATAAAAAGCTTTGGATCACTACTGCTGAATCGTGTACTGGTGGTGGTATTAGTTATGCGTTAACCGATACTGCGGGAAGTTCAGCTTATATTGATCGTTGTTTTGTCACTTACAGTAATGATGCTAAGCACGAGTTACTTGGGGTTAAGCAAGAAATACTTGAACAATTTGGTGCAGTAAGTAAAGAAACTATCGAGCAGATGGCAGATGGGGCAATAAATGCAACTAACGCCGACGTTGCTATTGCTGTTTCTGGCATCGCAGGCCCAGGAGGTGGCACAAAAGATAAACCAGTTGGTACTGTATGGATTGCGGTAAAAGTACTGGATAAACTATCAGTTGAACACTGTTTGTTCGCAGGCAATCGTAGCGAGGTTAGATTGCAAGTTATTGAATATTCATTGAAAAAAGCAATTGAGCTAATTAATTAATAAAAAACACTTGATACTGGTAATCTATACAGTATACTTTGCTGCATAACACAGATTCGGAGAGTCAAATGGACGATAATAAACAAAAAGCCCTAACAGCTGCGCTATCACAAATTGAACGCCAATTTGGTAAAGGCTCAATTATGAAATTAGGCGATAGCCAAGCGCTAGATGTTGAAGCTATTTCAACAGGTTCACTGGGTATTGATATTGCACTTGGTATAGGTGGTTTACCAACAGGTCGTATCGTTGAGATTTATGGTCCAGAATCTTCAGGTAAAACAACATTAACACTACAGGTAATTGCGGCAGCGCAAAAAGAAGGCAAAACATGTGCTTTCGTTGATGCTGAACACGCACTAGACCCTGTTTATGCTGAAAAGCTAGGTGTAAATGTTGACGAGTTATTAGTTTCTCAGCCAGATACCGGTGAGCAAGCGTTAGAAATCTGCGATATGCTAGTACGTTCAGGTGCTGTTGATGTAGTGATTGTTGACTCTGTAGCTGCACTAACACCGAAGGCGGAAATTGAAGGTGATATGGGGGATACTCACGTTGGTCTTCAAGCTCGTCTAATGTCGCAAGCATTACGTAAATTAACTGCGAATATCAAACGCTCAAATACACTGTGTATTTTCATTAACCAAATCCGTATGAAAATTGGTGTTATGTTTGGTAACCCAGAAACTACAACAGGTGGTAACGCACTTAAATTCTATTCATCAGTACGTATTGATATTCGTCGTACCGGTTCGGTGAAAGAAGGCGATGAAATTGTTGGTAATGAAACACGCGTTAAGATTGTTAAGAACAAAGTTGCACCGCCGTTTAAACAAGCTGAATTCATTATCATGTATGGCCAAGGTATCTCGAAAGAGGGCGAGCTAATTGACTTAGGTGTTAAGCATAATCTAGTTGATAAAGCGGGTGCATGGTTTAGCTACAAAGGCAGCAAAATTGGTCAAGGTAAAGCAAACTCTATTAAGTTCTTAAAAGAGAATGTGGAAATTGCCAATGAAATTGAGCAGAAACTACGTGAAATGTTATTACTACAAGCGACAATTAAACCTGAAGAAGGTGAAACGCAAAGTTTAGCTGCGGATGACGCTGAACTATAAAATAAGCTAAACGACGAAAAAGGCCACTAATGTGGCCTTTTTGCATTGATGTTTACAATTTTTTGCTAACATTAAGTGTCTTAAATTACAAAAGCAGCTAAAATAGCCGCCTTTTTGCAGCTTACCCAAGAACGGACGCACACACAGTCTATGAAAATGCTCAATCGTATGATTAAGTTAGCACTGTTTTCATCAGTGATGACTCAACCTCTTTTTGCTAACCAGGAAGAGCAAAAACAGTTAAATACCCAGCTTAAAGATGACATTACGTCGGTTGAAGTTAAAACCTATAATTTACCGAGTAATAGCGATTGGAATCTAAAAGATATTCCCGATGACTTTTATCAGTCACCTTATCAAATAAATTTATTTTCAAACAACTATGGTCAAGACCGAGAGCGCTTATGGTCACAAACTAAATCTGTGATGGGGTATGGCTTTGGTGTTGCTGGCTTAATTTTAATGTTGCCAGAAGATATCTCGAAATGGGATAAGGAAAACGGCGTATTTTCTAAGTGGACTGACAATGTAAAAGAAGGCCCAACATGGGACCGCGACGTTTGGTGGTTAAACTGGATTGGGCACCCGTATTTTGGTGGTGTTTATTACCAAGTTGCACGTAAGTCAGGCTACCGCCAGTGGGATTCGTTTTTATACGCATTCACTATGAGCACATTTTATTGGGAATACGGTATTGAAGGGTTTGCTGAAGTGCCGTCAATGCAAGATTTAGTGATTACACCAGTATTAGGTTGGGCTTACGGCGAATGGGCATACCAAACAGAAATGGAAATTCGTAGCACCGGCGGAGAAGTGTGGGGCTCGAAAACCTTAGGTGATGTGTCGCTATTTTTACTTGATCCAATTGATGCTGCGGGTAAAGGCATTAACAACTTGTTTGATATGGAAGTGGTTAAAGCGGGTACCGGTGGTATTAACTTTGCGAAGATGCAACTACCAACGGGTGAGTATGAAGATCAAGTGCAACTTAATGTGCACTATCAACTTGGTTCAGGTAAAGCACAGCAAGCGCCTACTTATCAAAAAAACTATATTAGTAAAAAAGACCCAGTCGATATTGGCGTAATAGGCTTTGGTCTAAATTACGGCAGTTTAAATCCAGGTGAGCATTGGGGTTTAGAGCAAGATGTTGCCAATGGCTGGAATTTAGGTCTGTATTTTTCACCGCGATTCTCTATGAAGCTTGATTATTTAAAAGGTCAACTACCGCGAGAAATTGGTTCAGGTGACCAAACATTTGAACAATTTAATGTCGGTGCAAACTATTACTTTAACAGCGATAGTAGCTTTCGCCCGTTTGTTAGCGCAGGCGCTGGTGAAATGTTGTATGCAAAGAATAATGAAGATGATGGTGACAGTACATTTGCGTTAAATGCAGGCCTAGGTATGCATTACCAAATTAACAATAATTTTGCTCTTCAGTTAGACGCTAAACGTTTTTTCAATAGTAAGTACAGTAACAACGACACTGCATATAACTTTTCGCTAATTTACTTTTTTGGTGAAGGTCAAAGGTAGCATCAACTTTACTTATTAGGTGGTTTTTTTAGCTAAGCAAACACTTGCTTAACTGTATTGAAAAATACTGTGTCGTTTTTCTCAGGCAGGAAGTGGCTGTTAATTAACTAAAAAAATAAGCGACCAATTGGTCGCTTATTACTGACAACAACTTAGGAAGCAATCTAAGTTATAAAGTTCGCAAGTAGGCTTTAGAAAGCATACTTAGCTGAAAGCTGTAAGCGGTTGATATCGCCATCAACACCACTTTCGGTTTCGCGCTCGCCTACTTTGTATTCAACACCAAAAGTAAGTTTTTTCTCAGGAGAATAAAGCAAGTTTGCACTGTAACTCATTGATGTTTTTGTTGGGTCACCAGTGATATTTAACAAGTTTTGGTTATTATCAGCACTAAAATATGACGCGAGGAAAGTTGAACGTAACTTTTCATTCCAGTGGTGTTGATAACCAACAAAGCCCGAAACTGAATCAATTGCATCTAAATCATTGCCATCAAGCACTGCACCATGTGCGACGTTTAAACCAACGTAACGCCCTAAACCACTACCTGCTGTGACCATGTATTTTAAATTATTCTTACCAAAGTTAACGCGACCCGACGCGCTCACACCAAATGATGATGTTGATGCGTCTGCACCGCCTGCTTTATAAGTAAGTTGTCTTGCAAGACCCGCAACAGTGAAGTGACCCCAATCGCCTTTAAAGGTATAACGAGCTGTGATATCTGGTAGGCTAGAGTCGTCGGTTTCGTTGCGCACACCACCTGCTGTGGTAATCGTGCTTTCAGGATTTTCTGCCGATACAGAAAAGCCGCCTGAAGTGTACTTAATCATCGCTTGACGCACGAACACAGTACCTTCAGCAGGGCCGACGAAATCAAGTGTTTCTGGTAATGCGCTAACATTTTGGAAGTTTGACCACGCTTGACCAAACAAGAAGCCATTATACGTTACAAATGCTTGACGAATACGCGGCGCATAAGAATTTGAAACACGCTCATTACCACCTGGCGATGCAATAAAATCGAGCTCAATTTTGGTGTTAATTGATTCGCCGTTGTCTAATTTAGTTGATGTTGCCAAGTTAAAGCGTGATTGACGTGCATGCATATCAAATACAGGATCTGTATCTGCGTCACCACCCACCGGAGTGGTGCTTGGTACATAAAAATCACGACCAATGCTCGTGCCACCTACCGTACCAGCAGACCAATCACTCCACATTGCATCAAGCTTTACATAACCGCCATATTTTACATCTGTAGACTCTAATACACCCGCTTGGGCTGAAGTACCGAACAATACTGCTAAAACGCTGAGCGCTGTTGTTGTTAGTTTATTGTTTTTCATAACTGTATCCCGATTAAGTTAACATCTTCACTGTTGGCTATGTTCAGATTTTGCTCAATTACCCATTGGTCTATACGACTAAGGTATAGCTAAACGGGCTTAAGCAGTGTGTTTATTCCATTAAAACTCATGAAATTAGTTGTTTTGTGAATAATTCGTTAAAAAATATAGTCGTGGATAGCGATAAATCGCAAAATAAAAATTTAATATTATGAATAATAAAAGTAATTGAGATAGCAGTAATAATTGAAGTTGTTAAAAAGATGATCTTGATTAAGTACTCTCTATATTTAAATTAAGATGCTACTAAGGTCTAATTCTTTATACCACCTAGCTGAGTAATGCTTGAGGGTATTGGTCTAGGTTGCATTTAGGCGACTAGCAACAAAGTTAAGAAAGGGGCACTCATGTCACAAGAAATTTACCCAGTACCAGCGTCTGTTAAAGAAGCAGCGTTAATTGACGAAGCAAAATATAACGAACTATATCAATGGTCGATTGACGACCCTGAAGCATTTTGGGGTGAGCAAGGTAAGCGACTAGACTGGATTAAGCCGTATACCAAAGTTAAAAATACCTCATTTGATAAAGGCCATGTTGATATCCGTTGGTATGAAGATGGTCAACTGAATGTGTCTTATAACTGTATTGACCGTCACTTAAAAGATAAAGCCGATAAAGTTGCGCTCATTTGGGAAGGTGATAACCCTGAACATTCTGAAAATATTACTTATCAGCAACTTCATGATGAAGTGTGTAAGCTAGCAAATGGTTTACGTAAGCTAGGCGTGCAAAAGGGCGATCGCGTTGCGATTTATATGCCTATGACGCCACAAGCAATTTATGCAATGCAAGCGTGTGCTCGTATAGGTGCAGTGCATTCAGTTGTGTTTGGTGGTTTTTCTCCTTCAGCAATTGCAGACCGTATTCAAGATTCTGGTGCGAAAGTGGTTATCACATCTGACCAAGGTCGTCGCGGTGGTAATGCCGTTCCATTAAAAGCAAACGTTGATGAAGCATTAACGCAAGCTGGCGTTACAAGTGTTGAACACGTTGTTGTGCACCAGCTTACAGGTGGCGATGTTGCATGGAATGATGTAGACGTTTGGTGGCATGATTTAGTTGCTGACCAAGCAACAAATTGCGAACCAGAAGTAATGGATGCCGAAGACCCATTATTTATTCTTTATACCTCAGGTTCAACAGGTCAACCTAAAGGCGTTGTGCATAGCACGGCAGGTTACTTAGTTTATACTTCGCTTACGCATCAATATGTTTTCGATTTACAAGAAGATGACGTTTTCTGGTGTAGCGCAGATGTGGGCTGGATCACCGGTCACAGTTACATTGCCTATGGGCCACTGGCGAATGGTTGTACTCAGGTTGTATTTGAAGGTGTACCAACCTATCCATCATCAGGTCGTATGGGTGAAGTGGTTGATAAGCATAACGTTACTATACTATATACCGCACCAACAGCCATTCGTGCATTAATGGCGAAAGGCGATGAGCCAACAGCTTCTTCTACACGTGAATCACTGCGTATTTTAGGTTCAGTAGGTGAGCCAATTAACCCAGAAGCATGGGCTTGGTATTATGAAAATATCGGTAACAGCAGTTGTCCAATCGTTGATACATGGTGGCAAACTGAAACTGGCGGTATGATGATTACACCACTACCAGGTGCAACAGATTTAAAACCAGGCTCAGCAACACGTCCATTCTTTGGTATTTTGCCGGCGCTATTCGATGCCGAGGGTGAAACATTACAAGGTGCAACAGATGGTAACCTAGTTATTCTTGATAGCTGGCCGTCACAAGCGCGTACTGTTTACGGTGATCATGAACGCTTTGAGCAAACTTATTTCTCAGCGTACCCGGGCGTTTACTTTACAGGTGATGGTTGTCGTCGTGATGAAGATGGTTATTACTGGATCACAGGCCGCGTAGATGACGTACTAAATGTTTCAGGTCACCGTTTAGGTACAGCTGAAATTGAAAGCGCGTTAGTAGCACACGAAGCGGTTGCTGAAGCGGCGGTTGTTGGCTTCCCACATGATATTAAAGGCCAAGGTATTTACGTTTACATTACGCCGAATGACGGCATAGCAGTAAGCGACGAATTAACCAAAGAGGTACGCAATTGGGTTCGTAAAGAGCTTAGTCCAATAGCAACACCAGATATGATCCAATGGTCACCAGGTTTGCCAAAAACACGCTCTGGTAAGATTATGCGCCGTATTTTACGTAAGATCGCTGCAAATGAATACCAACAGCTAGGTGATACATCAACACTTGCCGATCCAAGTGTTGTAGAGGAGCTAATTGAAAACCGCCTAAACCGCTAAAAGGTTTGTGAATCAATTAAACTCACAGTAACATTAAGGCTGTTATCAGGGATAACAGCCTTTTTATTAGGAGTCATATATGAGCAAGTTTTTGATAGCGGATGATCACCCTTTGTTTCGCGAAGCACTTAAAGGGGCTTTAAATGGCAGTTTCGATGATTTAGAGATATTTGAATCTGAGAGCTTTGATACAACGCTGCAAGTACTAGAACAACAACAAGAGCTCGATTTATTATTACTAGACCTACACATGCCCGGTAGCGGCGATTTATATGGTCTAATTCGTATTCGTGAAGATTACCCCGATTTACCGATTGCCGTTGTTTCTGGCACCGAAGACATTCAAATCGTTTCAAAAGTAATGAGTTATGGTGCCCTTGGTTTTATTCCAAAATCGTCATCGTCAGCACAAATTGCCGCTGCAATCGAAGAGATTCTAGATGGTGAAACCTGGTTGCCAGAATCAATGGCTGATAAAGTTGAAGAAGTGATTGAACAAGACGCAGAGCTTGCGCAGCAAATTGCATCACTCACACCGCAACAATACAAAGTGCTCAGCTATTTACACGAAGGTTTGTTAAACAAGCAAATTGCATACGAACTGAATATTTCGGAAGCGACAGTGAAAGCACATATCACAGCAATATTTAGAAAACTGGGTGTTTACAACCGCACGCAAGCGGTATTAATTGCCAGTAAGCTGCAGTTAGAGCCAGTTGACTCTAATTAGCACATTAAAATAATAAAAAACCGAGCAAATATGCTCGGTTTTTTCTTTCCAAAGTAACTGTAATTGCCGTTATTAGTTTGATGTTAGGCGAATAAATTTCTCGGCTAGCTCATCAAGAGATTCAACATGCTGTGGGTCTTTTTTAATACAGTCAATCGGACAAACGCTGACACAAGTCGGTTGGTCGTAATGTCCAACACACTCGGTGCATTTGTCTGGATCAATTTGATAAATTTTATCACCCATGTAAATGGCCTGATTAGGACACTCAGGGTCGCACATATCACAATTGATACACTTCGAATTTATCATCAATGCCATGATACTAGGCCTTTTTAAAAGGGTTACGCGTATCTTGGTCTGAATCTAAATTTCTTAATAGAATCGCTTTATCAAGTTCAATATCTTCCGGTAATGGAATTTTTACAATATGGCCTGAACCTTTAGCATCATCAATGCGTTCACCTTTCTTATTTTCCATATGATCTAAGGTAAACTGAATATTACCTTGTGGCGTCATAAGTTCCATTGAATGGCCAGTACAGAACTTGTTCTTCACATCAATTTCAACCAGACCGTTGTTGTGGCGACCTAACACTTCACCAACAAATTGCTGCTTGTCTGACACTGAGTGGCCATATTCATAGTTTTGGTATTCTTGGTGCACATGGCGCTTTAAAAAGCCCTCGGTGTATCCACGGTGCGCAAGGTTTTCTAAGGTGCGCATCAAGTTAGGATCAAATGGTTTACCGGCAACAGCGTCGTCAATGGCTTTACGGTAAACTTGCGCGGTACGCGCAACGTAATAAAACGACTTAGTACGACCTTCAATTTTTAAGCTGTGAACACCCATTTTGGTTAGCTGATCTACGTATTGCACTGCACGTAAATCTTTCGAGTTCATAATGTAAGTGCCATGTTCATCTTCAAACGCAGGCATGTATTCGCCAGGGCGGCCTTGTTCTTCCAACATAAACACTTCACTTGTTGGGGCGCCTTGGCCTAGCGTTGGGATCACTGAGCTCGGATCAATTTTATGCACAACATCACCGGTTTCAGTTTCTTTACCCGGCTTTACATCGTATTCCCAGCGACATGCATTGGTGCAGGTACCTTGGTTTGGGTCACGCTTATTAATATAACCAGACAGCAAACAACGACCTGAGTACGCCATGCATAGTGCACCGTGAACAAATACTTCTAACTCGGTTTCAGGGCATAACTCACGAATTTGGCCAATTTCTTCAAGTGATAACTCACGCGATAAAATAACGCGCTCAACCCCTTGTTGGGCCCAAAATTTTACCGTTGCAAAGTTTACAGCATTAGCTTGAACAGAAAGGTGAATTGGCATATCTGGCCATTTTTCGCGTACCAGCATAATTAATCCAGGATCTGACATGATTAATGCATCGGGGCCCATTTCAATAACTGGTTCAATATCGCGCAAATAGGTATTAACTTTGGCATTATGCGGCGCAATATTTGATACCACATAAAGCTTTTTACCTAAATCGTGTGCTTCATTGATCCCGAGCGCTAAGTTATCAAGGTCAAATTCATTATTACGCACGCGTAAACTATAGCGAGGTTGACCGGCATATACCGCATCAGAGCCATAGGCAAAGGCATAACGCATGTTCTTTAAGCTACCTGCAGGCGACAGTAATTCAGGTACAAAAGGTGTGTTCATTGACGTGTCCTCATACATCGAACTGGGTGCTGGCCAGTTGCATGATTAAAAAA
This region of Pseudoalteromonas spongiae UST010723-006 genomic DNA includes:
- a CDS encoding YfhL family 4Fe-4S dicluster ferredoxin, giving the protein MALMINSKCINCDMCDPECPNQAIYMGDKIYQIDPDKCTECVGHYDQPTCVSVCPIDCIKKDPQHVESLDELAEKFIRLTSN
- a CDS encoding response regulator transcription factor, whose protein sequence is MSKFLIADDHPLFREALKGALNGSFDDLEIFESESFDTTLQVLEQQQELDLLLLDLHMPGSGDLYGLIRIREDYPDLPIAVVSGTEDIQIVSKVMSYGALGFIPKSSSSAQIAAAIEEILDGETWLPESMADKVEEVIEQDAELAQQIASLTPQQYKVLSYLHEGLLNKQIAYELNISEATVKAHITAIFRKLGVYNRTQAVLIASKLQLEPVDSN
- a CDS encoding DUF3943 domain-containing protein translates to MIKLALFSSVMTQPLFANQEEQKQLNTQLKDDITSVEVKTYNLPSNSDWNLKDIPDDFYQSPYQINLFSNNYGQDRERLWSQTKSVMGYGFGVAGLILMLPEDISKWDKENGVFSKWTDNVKEGPTWDRDVWWLNWIGHPYFGGVYYQVARKSGYRQWDSFLYAFTMSTFYWEYGIEGFAEVPSMQDLVITPVLGWAYGEWAYQTEMEIRSTGGEVWGSKTLGDVSLFLLDPIDAAGKGINNLFDMEVVKAGTGGINFAKMQLPTGEYEDQVQLNVHYQLGSGKAQQAPTYQKNYISKKDPVDIGVIGFGLNYGSLNPGEHWGLEQDVANGWNLGLYFSPRFSMKLDYLKGQLPREIGSGDQTFEQFNVGANYYFNSDSSFRPFVSAGAGEMLYAKNNEDDGDSTFALNAGLGMHYQINNNFALQLDAKRFFNSKYSNNDTAYNFSLIYFFGEGQR
- a CDS encoding DcaP family trimeric outer membrane transporter, with translation MKNNKLTTTALSVLAVLFGTSAQAGVLESTDVKYGGYVKLDAMWSDWSAGTVGGTSIGRDFYVPSTTPVGGDADTDPVFDMHARQSRFNLATSTKLDNGESINTKIELDFIASPGGNERVSNSYAPRIRQAFVTYNGFLFGQAWSNFQNVSALPETLDFVGPAEGTVFVRQAMIKYTSGGFSVSAENPESTITTAGGVRNETDDSSLPDITARYTFKGDWGHFTVAGLARQLTYKAGGADASTSSFGVSASGRVNFGKNNLKYMVTAGSGLGRYVGLNVAHGAVLDGNDLDAIDSVSGFVGYQHHWNEKLRSTFLASYFSADNNQNLLNITGDPTKTSMSYSANLLYSPEKKLTFGVEYKVGERETESGVDGDINRLQLSAKYAF
- the recA gene encoding recombinase RecA: MDDNKQKALTAALSQIERQFGKGSIMKLGDSQALDVEAISTGSLGIDIALGIGGLPTGRIVEIYGPESSGKTTLTLQVIAAAQKEGKTCAFVDAEHALDPVYAEKLGVNVDELLVSQPDTGEQALEICDMLVRSGAVDVVIVDSVAALTPKAEIEGDMGDTHVGLQARLMSQALRKLTANIKRSNTLCIFINQIRMKIGVMFGNPETTTGGNALKFYSSVRIDIRRTGSVKEGDEIVGNETRVKIVKNKVAPPFKQAEFIIMYGQGISKEGELIDLGVKHNLVDKAGAWFSYKGSKIGQGKANSIKFLKENVEIANEIEQKLREMLLLQATIKPEEGETQSLAADDAEL
- the acs gene encoding acetate--CoA ligase, translated to MSQEIYPVPASVKEAALIDEAKYNELYQWSIDDPEAFWGEQGKRLDWIKPYTKVKNTSFDKGHVDIRWYEDGQLNVSYNCIDRHLKDKADKVALIWEGDNPEHSENITYQQLHDEVCKLANGLRKLGVQKGDRVAIYMPMTPQAIYAMQACARIGAVHSVVFGGFSPSAIADRIQDSGAKVVITSDQGRRGGNAVPLKANVDEALTQAGVTSVEHVVVHQLTGGDVAWNDVDVWWHDLVADQATNCEPEVMDAEDPLFILYTSGSTGQPKGVVHSTAGYLVYTSLTHQYVFDLQEDDVFWCSADVGWITGHSYIAYGPLANGCTQVVFEGVPTYPSSGRMGEVVDKHNVTILYTAPTAIRALMAKGDEPTASSTRESLRILGSVGEPINPEAWAWYYENIGNSSCPIVDTWWQTETGGMMITPLPGATDLKPGSATRPFFGILPALFDAEGETLQGATDGNLVILDSWPSQARTVYGDHERFEQTYFSAYPGVYFTGDGCRRDEDGYYWITGRVDDVLNVSGHRLGTAEIESALVAHEAVAEAAVVGFPHDIKGQGIYVYITPNDGIAVSDELTKEVRNWVRKELSPIATPDMIQWSPGLPKTRSGKIMRRILRKIAANEYQQLGDTSTLADPSVVEELIENRLNR
- the yegQ gene encoding tRNA 5-hydroxyuridine modification protein YegQ; translated protein: MNTPFVPELLSPAGSLKNMRYAFAYGSDAVYAGQPRYSLRVRNNEFDLDNLALGINEAHDLGKKLYVVSNIAPHNAKVNTYLRDIEPVIEMGPDALIMSDPGLIMLVREKWPDMPIHLSVQANAVNFATVKFWAQQGVERVILSRELSLEEIGQIRELCPETELEVFVHGALCMAYSGRCLLSGYINKRDPNQGTCTNACRWEYDVKPGKETETGDVVHKIDPSSVIPTLGQGAPTSEVFMLEEQGRPGEYMPAFEDEHGTYIMNSKDLRAVQYVDQLTKMGVHSLKIEGRTKSFYYVARTAQVYRKAIDDAVAGKPFDPNLMRTLENLAHRGYTEGFLKRHVHQEYQNYEYGHSVSDKQQFVGEVLGRHNNGLVEIDVKNKFCTGHSMELMTPQGNIQFTLDHMENKKGERIDDAKGSGHIVKIPLPEDIELDKAILLRNLDSDQDTRNPFKKA
- a CDS encoding CinA family protein, which codes for MILPAHISELAAKLGASLTNKKLWITTAESCTGGGISYALTDTAGSSAYIDRCFVTYSNDAKHELLGVKQEILEQFGAVSKETIEQMADGAINATNADVAIAVSGIAGPGGGTKDKPVGTVWIAVKVLDKLSVEHCLFAGNRSEVRLQVIEYSLKKAIELIN